Proteins encoded by one window of Rutidosis leptorrhynchoides isolate AG116_Rl617_1_P2 chromosome 7, CSIRO_AGI_Rlap_v1, whole genome shotgun sequence:
- the LOC139858397 gene encoding histone H2A.6-like has translation MAGRGKTLGSSAAKKATSRSSKAGLQFPVGRIARFLKAGKYAERVGAGAPVYLAAVLEYLAAEVLELAGNAARDNKKTRIVPRHIQLAVRNDEELSKLLGDVTIANGGVMPNIHNLLLPKKAAGSSKPSADDDD, from the exons ATGGCTGGACGTGGCAAAACATTAGGATCTTCAGCCGCAAAGAAGGCTACTTCAAGAAGTAGCAAAGCCGGTCTTCAATTTCCGGTTGGTCGTATTGCTCGTTTCTTGAAAGCCGGTAAGTACGCCGAACGTGTTGGTGCCGGAGCTCCGGTCTACCTCGCTGCCGTCCTCGAATACCTCGCCGCCGAA GTGCTTGAATTGGCCGGAAACGCAGCGAGAGATAATAAAAAGACTAGAATTGTGCCCAGACACATTCAATTGGCGGTTAGAAATGATGAGGAATTGAGCAAGCTTTTAGGTGACGTCACCATTGCCAATGGCGGTGTTATGCCCAACATCCACAACCTGTTGCTACCGAAGAAGGCTGC